Proteins encoded by one window of Pempheris klunzingeri isolate RE-2024b chromosome 14, fPemKlu1.hap1, whole genome shotgun sequence:
- the shroom1 gene encoding protein Shroom1 isoform X1 produces the protein MDSYNFHFERMSNVDLHPLSLPVSRLSPAKSNSSIADQLAHHQHGKGDSAYSSFSGGSTAPDYPSPFLPDDLQSSSFSHYADLKYVKSIYHPTQVLQSDSKTMDQLYRSVEAISQQFRNNTSTNVNHHSHNGNDSYHTNNKALSKQEVPLGAPSGAHPLVRPPPVPARLDSFIATKNLENSRVQNHGTEFQPQQPPPQQQPRPQSRLHSRPHGLRDHETANSDTTRSSFNSDPVYSVWRGSQQQQPQAQQPPSYRPHLQPHEQTRVPLNPEYLFITDNKAASEQQKSTNILSQSPPRGTSQPDHLKPRQSSNAACNGDCHNKPSVTSSHFESHRKRAHSAHDWLGSEPTRAASPWNPGQSFINSSIQHKGQFYFVTGVCQLSESGVRTHSASVCGSEAGSETSTVIETHRLREKERCHSTMDNLFSPLQETSRTSSGMISDEREAFTSVSHDKDLSPRNQDQENRRLSLISMQSSRSFDALEGIDMMQSREIGRHTADNPIFYCGPDRNCPPHSTTQTKEVTSLISNDLPNHHKREEQTKRGKRQPLGDVASERINKETTPLLYHLTGASRAALQPKKDADLGIKGKETVLNKTDYRDLGINDNERPPKSVTSKSDRGEVISACNTLDDSFKKYYKEKLKDAQSKVLRETSFKRKDLQLSWPHRIRQKPEMRPTVIHTFSSSQDSETSTDTLTPSVTSEETEKGSIKEEVRENQKEMDKETEKENGRPANVAQPQVARIGGRKRLTSVQKKMCYSEPEKLNQIGGAPVHSACRSFGNENDSLFAVECEGEERVQQGEQGLVAARRKMFETRGRALSATSASKTNLKHLQHKALVEYMERKTGQKVAEPQQPAPQLPPPSRQRHSLGEKPFDWGPRPLSANNEGKNTKKKIHRPHSAGRILDSSTSSIRYAQFFSAQSCSGQYGGQANQPRWRESQGPSQGKSASVESLLDQPEPRSFFRNRSTSTPHALQALDYEKDPSPVNAMETWSPQENATEDPIIKPVPEVQQRVRVVAQRGKSMEELGASKLTRLSALSKSSEQLDQMWRRSSGSGGLDRDKRSVSFFAEVREAQGQESRRKKQYVTGQVGQEAEIAGQKNTQGQTQNQTQKKSLLKQNSEPGEDAALGTRNPSRSTSPAPSSSSRVRVHSGSPGSHDPVTVEFRSSRPPSETSSNPPSPRGLETSEREISSTSSTPTQTKLPCENRPSSSRVRTSPSVTGSEREQSVDEPSNDVPPPDSTHEVSLSCGVTTDPSLWILPPEVEIKEEVQTSPLTDNVFEEESTSSAPPTLTSETSMSPCTSVSDTDVSQQVEEEENPEMDDEKSGENQDMEERGTPEGETESLERPAERPQWEELVEPVVEADQSLARVLYPLTNRKTALMLMEQLLSEDTLLMEEHYKKKQEQKGAAESAETVEGAEPSPGASGPESLKPQHTDLQSKADITEKKRLLVSYIEARLRSLEETRGALQTEIQENVAHGEALEMLIRERCLPVELERYNLFIGDLERVVSLLLCLSARLARVQNALSTVDQHTDAEEKQSLDSRHRLLCKQREDAKDLKDNLDRRENLVSTFLSRQLSAEQLQDYRRFVQTKASLLIRQKDLEEKQRLGEEQLEALSNSLKV, from the exons ATGGATTCCTACAACTTCCACTTTGAGAGAATGAGCAACGTGGACCTGCATCCTCTGAGCCTGCCTGTCAGCCGGCTCTCCCCAGCCAAGTCCAACAGCAGCATCGCCGACCAACTTGCCCATCACCAACACGGCAAAGGAGACTCTGCCTACAGCTCCTTCTCTGGTGGGTCCACTGCCCCAGACTACCCCTCTCCGTTTCTCCCAGACGACCTACAGTCCAGCTCCTTCAGCCACTATGCTGATCTTAAGTATGTAAAGTCCATTTACCACCCGACCCAGGTTCTGCAATCTGACTCAAAGACAATGGACCAGCTGTATCGCTCTGTGGAAGCTATCTCACAGCAGTTTCGCAACAATACAAGCACTAATGTAAACCACCACAGCCACAATGGCAATGACAGTTACCATACAAACAATAAAGCACTCTCTAAACAAGAGGTGCCCCTTGGGGCTCCATCCGGTGCTCATCCTCTTGTCCGTCCTCCTCCAGTCCCAGCTCGTCTGGATAGTTTCATAGCCACAAAAAACTTGGAGAATAGCAGGGTTCAAAACCACGGTACTGAGTTCCAACCCCAGCAGCCACCGCCTCAACAGCAGCCCAGACCACAAAGTCGACTCCATTCACGGCCCCACGGTTTGAGAGACCATGAGACGGCTAACTCCGATACAACCAGGTCAAGCTTCAATTCTGACCCAGTGTACTCCGTCTGGAGGGGCTCTCAACAGCAACAGCCACAGGCCCAGCAGCCCCCAAGCTACCGTCCCCACCTCCAGCCCCATGAGCAGACCAGAGTGCCGTTGAATCCAGAATACCTTTTCATAACTGATAACAAAGCTGCCTCTGAGCAGCAGAAGTCAACAAACATTCTAAGCCAGTCACCTCCCCGAGGCACAAGCCAGCCTGATCACCTGAAACCCAGACAGTCCTCGAATGCTGCATGCAATGGAGACTGTCACAACAAGCCCAGTGTTACCAGTAGCCATTTTGAGAGTCATCGCAAAAGGGCACACTCGGCTCATGATTGGCTTGGTTCAGAGCCAACCCGagctgccagcccctggaacCCTGGTCAGAGTTTTATCAACAGCAGCATCCAGCATAAGGGTCAATTCTACTTTGTAACAGGAGTGTGTCAGCTGTCTGAATCTGGTGTGAGGACACACTCTGCATCTGTGTGCGGATCTGAGGCTGGGAGTGAGACCTCCACTGTGATAGAGACGCACCggctgagagaaaaagaaagatgccACAGCACAATGGATAATTTGTTTAGCCCTCTACAAGAGACCTCCCGCACTTCCAGTGGTATGATTTCAGATGAGAGAGAGGCCTTCACCTCTGTGTCCCATGACAAGGATCTGTCCCCCAGGAATCAGGACCAGGAGAATCGCAGACTGTCCCTCATCTCAATGCAGTCCTCTCGAAGCTTTGACGCCTTAGAAGGAATCGACATGATGCAGAGTCGAGAGATTGGCCGCCACACTGCTGACAACCCCATATTCTACTGTGGACCTGACAGAAACTGCCCACCACATTCAACCACGCAAACGAAGGAGGTCACTTCACTGATAAGCAATGACCTGCCCAATCACCACAAGCGAGAGGagcagacaaagagagggaaacgGCAGCCCTTGGGGGATGTAGCCAGCGAGAGGATAAACAAAGAAACGACCCCACTTCTGTACCACCTCACTGGAGCCAGCAGGGCAGCGTTGCAGCCAAAAAAGGATGCTGATCTCGGTATAAAAGGCAAGGAAACAGTCCTAAACAAAACAGATTACAGAGACTTGGGTATAAACGATAATGAGAGACCTCCAAAAAGCGTCACAAGCAAGAGTGATAGAGGTGAAGTTATCTCTGCCTGTAACACCTTGGATGACTCGTTTAAAAAGTACTATAAAGAGAAGCTGAAAGATGCCCAGTCTAAAGTCTTAAGGGAGACTTCATTTAAAAGGAAGGACCTGCAGTTGTCATGGCCACACCGTATTAGGCAAAAGCCTGAGATGAGGCCCACAGTGATTCACACCTTCTCTTCATCGCAGGACTCTGAGACttccacagacacactcactccctctgtgacctctgaggagacagagaagggaAGCATAAAAGAAGAAGTCAGGGAGAATCAGAAGGAGATGGACAAAGAGACCGAAAAGGAAAACGGGAGACCAGCAAATGTGGCCCAGCCCCAGGTAGCACGCATCGGAGGCAGGAAGCGGTTGACTTCAGTGCAGAAGAAGATGTGCTACTCAGAGCCAGAGAAACTCAACCAGATAGGTGGTGCCCCCGTCCACTCTGCGTGCCGCTCCTTTGGCAACGAAAATGACAGCCTGTTTGCAGTTGAATGCGAAGGAGAGGAACGTGTGCAGCAAGGGGAGCAGGGACTGGTGGCAGCACGGAGGAAGATGTTTGAGACAAGAGGTCGAGCCCTTTCAGCCACCAGTGCTTCAAAGACGAACTTAAAACATCTGCAACACAAGGCCCTGGTGGAGTATATGGAACGTAAGACGGGCCAGAAAGTGGCCGAGCCACAGCAACCAGCGCCTCAGTTACCACCTCCATCCAGACAGAGGCATTCTCTGGGGGAAAAACCATTTGACTGGGGTCCCAGGCCCCTATCAGCAAATAATGAAGGCAAAAATACCAAGAAGAAAATCCACAGACCCCACTCTGCTGGCCGCATCCTTGattcctccaccagctccatcAG GTATGCCCAGTTCTTCTCAGCTCAGTCTTGTTCAGGCCAATATGGTGGCCAGGCCAATCAgcccagatggagggagagccAAGGTCCATCTCAGGGGAAGTCTGCCTCAGTGGAGAGTCTCTTGGACCAGCCAGAACCACGTAGTTTCTTCAGGAACAGATCCACATCCACGCCACATGCATTACAG GCTCTTGACTATGAGAAGGATCCATCACCAGTGAATGCAATGGAAACCTGGAG TCCCCAGGAGAATGCCACTGAGGACCCCATAATAAAACCAGTCCCAGAAGTCCAGCAGCGTGTCCGCGTGGTTGCTCAGAGGGGGAAGTCCATGGAAGAGCTCGGGGCGTCAAAGTTAACTAGACTGTCTGCCCTGAGTAAAAGTTCTGAGCAGCTGGATCAAATGTGGAGGCGTTCGAGTGGATCAGGAGGACTGGACAGAGACAAGAGGAGTGTTTCATTCTTTGCTGAAGTCAGAGAAGCCCAGggacaggagagcaggaggaagaaacaATATGTAACAGGGCAAGTGGGACAAGAAGCAGAGATTGCTGGTCAGAAGAACACTCAGGGACAGACACAAAACCAAACCCAGAAAAAGTCTTTGTTGAAGCAGAACTCAGAACCAGGAGAGGATGCTGCATTAGGAACAAGGAACCCAAGCAGATCCACCTCCCCtgccccctcttcctcctcccggGTTAGGGTTCACTCCGGATCTCCTGGGTCTCACGACCCTGTCACAGTTGAGTTCAGGTCCAGTAGACCGCCCAGTGAGACTTCATCTAACCCACCTTCCCCCAGAGGTCTGGAGACCAGTGAGAGGGAGATCAGTTCCACCTCGTCCACCCCCACTCAGACAAAGCTTCCTTGTGAAAACCGGCCCAGCTCCAG TAGAGTCAGGACTTCTCCTTCTGTGACTggatcagagagagagcaatCGGTGGACGAGCCAAGCAATGACGTCCCACCACCTGATTCAACCCACGAAGTGTCTCTCAGCTGCGGCGTCACCACAGATCCATCGCTGTGGATTCTCCCCCCAGAGGTAGAGATCAAAGAGGAAGTCCAGACTTCACCGCTGACAGACAACGTCTTTGAGGAGGAGTCCACCAGCTCGGCCCCTCCAACGCTGACAAGTGAAACCTCCATGTCTCCCTGCACCTCCGTCTCCGACACAGACGTCAGTCAgcaggtggaagaggaggagaatcCAGAAATGGACGATGAGAAATCGGGAGAAAACCAGGacatggaggagaggggaacaccagagggagagacggagagccTGGAGAGGCCCGCGGAGAGACCTCAGTGGGAGGAGCTTGTGGAACCAGTGGTCGAAGCTGACCAATCACTGGCCAGAGTGTTGTACCCGCTGACCAATCGTAAGACGGCACTGATGCTGAtggagcagctgctgtcagaggacACGCTGCTGATGGAGGAGCACTACAAGAAGAAGCAGGAGCAGAAAGGAGCTGCAGAAAG TGCTGAAACAGTGGAAGGGGCTGAACCATCTCCCGGTGCCTCTGGCCCTGAGAGCCTTAAACCTCAGCATACAGACCTGCAGAGCAAAGCTGACATCACCGAGAAGAAG CGTCTGTTAGTGTCCTACATTGAGGCGCGTCTGCGCTCGCTGGAAGAGACGCGCGGTGCCCTCCAGACAGAGATTCAGGAGAACGTGGCCCACGGGGAGGCCCTGGAGATGCTGATCCGTGAGCGATGTCTGCCCGTGGAGCTGGAGAGGTACAACCTGTTCATAGGAGACCTGGAGAGGGTggtcagcctgctgctgtgccTCTCTGCCCGCCTGGCCAGGGTACAGAACGCCCTGAGCACCGTGGACCAACACACAGATGCTGAGGAGAAG CAATCTCTGGACAGTCGCCACCGTCTGCTGTGCAAACAGAGGGAGGACGCCAAAGATCTGAAGGATAACCTGGACCGCAGAGAGAACCTGGTCTCCACCTTCCTGTCGCGTCAGCTGTCTGCCGAGCAGCTGCAGGACTACCGGCGATTCGTCCAGACCAAGGCCTCGTTGCTCATCCGGCAGAAGGAcctggaggagaagcagaggctgggagaggagcagctggaggccCTTTCCAACAGTCTGAAAGTGTGA
- the shroom1 gene encoding protein Shroom1 isoform X2 has translation MDSYNFHFERMSNVDLHPLSLPVSRLSPAKSNSSIADQLAHHQHGKGDSAYSSFSGGSTAPDYPSPFLPDDLQSSSFSHYADLKYVKSIYHPTQVLQSDSKTMDQLYRSVEAISQQFRNNTSTNVNHHSHNGNDSYHTNNKALSKQEVPLGAPSGAHPLVRPPPVPARLDSFIATKNLENSRVQNHGTEFQPQQPPPQQQPRPQSRLHSRPHGLRDHETANSDTTRSSFNSDPVYSVWRGSQQQQPQAQQPPSYRPHLQPHEQTRVPLNPEYLFITDNKAASEQQKSTNILSQSPPRGTSQPDHLKPRQSSNAACNGDCHNKPSVTSSHFESHRKRAHSAHDWLGSEPTRAASPWNPGQSFINSSIQHKGQFYFVTGVCQLSESGVRTHSASVCGSEAGSETSTVIETHRLREKERCHSTMDNLFSPLQETSRTSSGMISDEREAFTSVSHDKDLSPRNQDQENRRLSLISMQSSRSFDALEGIDMMQSREIGRHTADNPIFYCGPDRNCPPHSTTQTKEVTSLISNDLPNHHKREEQTKRGKRQPLGDVASERINKETTPLLYHLTGASRAALQPKKDADLGIKGKETVLNKTDYRDLGINDNERPPKSVTSKSDRGEVISACNTLDDSFKKYYKEKLKDAQSKVLRETSFKRKDLQLSWPHRIRQKPEMRPTVIHTFSSSQDSETSTDTLTPSVTSEETEKGSIKEEVRENQKEMDKETEKENGRPANVAQPQVARIGGRKRLTSVQKKMCYSEPEKLNQIGGAPVHSACRSFGNENDSLFAVECEGEERVQQGEQGLVAARRKMFETRGRALSATSASKTNLKHLQHKALVEYMERKTGQKVAEPQQPAPQLPPPSRQRHSLGEKPFDWGPRPLSANNEGKNTKKKIHRPHSAGRILDSSTSSIRYAQFFSAQSCSGQYGGQANQPRWRESQGPSQGKSASVESLLDQPEPRSFFRNRSTSTPHALQALDYEKDPSPVNAMETWSPQENATEDPIIKPVPEVQQRVRVVAQRGKSMEELGASKLTRLSALSKSSEQLDQMWRRSSGSGGLDRDKRSVSFFAEVREAQGQESRRKKQYVTGQVGQEAEIAGQKNTQGQTQNQTQKKSLLKQNSEPGEDAALGTRNPSRSTSPAPSSSSRVRVHSGSPGSHDPVTVEFRSSRPPSETSSNPPSPRGLETSEREISSTSSTPTQTKLPCENRPSSRVRTSPSVTGSEREQSVDEPSNDVPPPDSTHEVSLSCGVTTDPSLWILPPEVEIKEEVQTSPLTDNVFEEESTSSAPPTLTSETSMSPCTSVSDTDVSQQVEEEENPEMDDEKSGENQDMEERGTPEGETESLERPAERPQWEELVEPVVEADQSLARVLYPLTNRKTALMLMEQLLSEDTLLMEEHYKKKQEQKGAAESAETVEGAEPSPGASGPESLKPQHTDLQSKADITEKKRLLVSYIEARLRSLEETRGALQTEIQENVAHGEALEMLIRERCLPVELERYNLFIGDLERVVSLLLCLSARLARVQNALSTVDQHTDAEEKQSLDSRHRLLCKQREDAKDLKDNLDRRENLVSTFLSRQLSAEQLQDYRRFVQTKASLLIRQKDLEEKQRLGEEQLEALSNSLKV, from the exons ATGGATTCCTACAACTTCCACTTTGAGAGAATGAGCAACGTGGACCTGCATCCTCTGAGCCTGCCTGTCAGCCGGCTCTCCCCAGCCAAGTCCAACAGCAGCATCGCCGACCAACTTGCCCATCACCAACACGGCAAAGGAGACTCTGCCTACAGCTCCTTCTCTGGTGGGTCCACTGCCCCAGACTACCCCTCTCCGTTTCTCCCAGACGACCTACAGTCCAGCTCCTTCAGCCACTATGCTGATCTTAAGTATGTAAAGTCCATTTACCACCCGACCCAGGTTCTGCAATCTGACTCAAAGACAATGGACCAGCTGTATCGCTCTGTGGAAGCTATCTCACAGCAGTTTCGCAACAATACAAGCACTAATGTAAACCACCACAGCCACAATGGCAATGACAGTTACCATACAAACAATAAAGCACTCTCTAAACAAGAGGTGCCCCTTGGGGCTCCATCCGGTGCTCATCCTCTTGTCCGTCCTCCTCCAGTCCCAGCTCGTCTGGATAGTTTCATAGCCACAAAAAACTTGGAGAATAGCAGGGTTCAAAACCACGGTACTGAGTTCCAACCCCAGCAGCCACCGCCTCAACAGCAGCCCAGACCACAAAGTCGACTCCATTCACGGCCCCACGGTTTGAGAGACCATGAGACGGCTAACTCCGATACAACCAGGTCAAGCTTCAATTCTGACCCAGTGTACTCCGTCTGGAGGGGCTCTCAACAGCAACAGCCACAGGCCCAGCAGCCCCCAAGCTACCGTCCCCACCTCCAGCCCCATGAGCAGACCAGAGTGCCGTTGAATCCAGAATACCTTTTCATAACTGATAACAAAGCTGCCTCTGAGCAGCAGAAGTCAACAAACATTCTAAGCCAGTCACCTCCCCGAGGCACAAGCCAGCCTGATCACCTGAAACCCAGACAGTCCTCGAATGCTGCATGCAATGGAGACTGTCACAACAAGCCCAGTGTTACCAGTAGCCATTTTGAGAGTCATCGCAAAAGGGCACACTCGGCTCATGATTGGCTTGGTTCAGAGCCAACCCGagctgccagcccctggaacCCTGGTCAGAGTTTTATCAACAGCAGCATCCAGCATAAGGGTCAATTCTACTTTGTAACAGGAGTGTGTCAGCTGTCTGAATCTGGTGTGAGGACACACTCTGCATCTGTGTGCGGATCTGAGGCTGGGAGTGAGACCTCCACTGTGATAGAGACGCACCggctgagagaaaaagaaagatgccACAGCACAATGGATAATTTGTTTAGCCCTCTACAAGAGACCTCCCGCACTTCCAGTGGTATGATTTCAGATGAGAGAGAGGCCTTCACCTCTGTGTCCCATGACAAGGATCTGTCCCCCAGGAATCAGGACCAGGAGAATCGCAGACTGTCCCTCATCTCAATGCAGTCCTCTCGAAGCTTTGACGCCTTAGAAGGAATCGACATGATGCAGAGTCGAGAGATTGGCCGCCACACTGCTGACAACCCCATATTCTACTGTGGACCTGACAGAAACTGCCCACCACATTCAACCACGCAAACGAAGGAGGTCACTTCACTGATAAGCAATGACCTGCCCAATCACCACAAGCGAGAGGagcagacaaagagagggaaacgGCAGCCCTTGGGGGATGTAGCCAGCGAGAGGATAAACAAAGAAACGACCCCACTTCTGTACCACCTCACTGGAGCCAGCAGGGCAGCGTTGCAGCCAAAAAAGGATGCTGATCTCGGTATAAAAGGCAAGGAAACAGTCCTAAACAAAACAGATTACAGAGACTTGGGTATAAACGATAATGAGAGACCTCCAAAAAGCGTCACAAGCAAGAGTGATAGAGGTGAAGTTATCTCTGCCTGTAACACCTTGGATGACTCGTTTAAAAAGTACTATAAAGAGAAGCTGAAAGATGCCCAGTCTAAAGTCTTAAGGGAGACTTCATTTAAAAGGAAGGACCTGCAGTTGTCATGGCCACACCGTATTAGGCAAAAGCCTGAGATGAGGCCCACAGTGATTCACACCTTCTCTTCATCGCAGGACTCTGAGACttccacagacacactcactccctctgtgacctctgaggagacagagaagggaAGCATAAAAGAAGAAGTCAGGGAGAATCAGAAGGAGATGGACAAAGAGACCGAAAAGGAAAACGGGAGACCAGCAAATGTGGCCCAGCCCCAGGTAGCACGCATCGGAGGCAGGAAGCGGTTGACTTCAGTGCAGAAGAAGATGTGCTACTCAGAGCCAGAGAAACTCAACCAGATAGGTGGTGCCCCCGTCCACTCTGCGTGCCGCTCCTTTGGCAACGAAAATGACAGCCTGTTTGCAGTTGAATGCGAAGGAGAGGAACGTGTGCAGCAAGGGGAGCAGGGACTGGTGGCAGCACGGAGGAAGATGTTTGAGACAAGAGGTCGAGCCCTTTCAGCCACCAGTGCTTCAAAGACGAACTTAAAACATCTGCAACACAAGGCCCTGGTGGAGTATATGGAACGTAAGACGGGCCAGAAAGTGGCCGAGCCACAGCAACCAGCGCCTCAGTTACCACCTCCATCCAGACAGAGGCATTCTCTGGGGGAAAAACCATTTGACTGGGGTCCCAGGCCCCTATCAGCAAATAATGAAGGCAAAAATACCAAGAAGAAAATCCACAGACCCCACTCTGCTGGCCGCATCCTTGattcctccaccagctccatcAG GTATGCCCAGTTCTTCTCAGCTCAGTCTTGTTCAGGCCAATATGGTGGCCAGGCCAATCAgcccagatggagggagagccAAGGTCCATCTCAGGGGAAGTCTGCCTCAGTGGAGAGTCTCTTGGACCAGCCAGAACCACGTAGTTTCTTCAGGAACAGATCCACATCCACGCCACATGCATTACAG GCTCTTGACTATGAGAAGGATCCATCACCAGTGAATGCAATGGAAACCTGGAG TCCCCAGGAGAATGCCACTGAGGACCCCATAATAAAACCAGTCCCAGAAGTCCAGCAGCGTGTCCGCGTGGTTGCTCAGAGGGGGAAGTCCATGGAAGAGCTCGGGGCGTCAAAGTTAACTAGACTGTCTGCCCTGAGTAAAAGTTCTGAGCAGCTGGATCAAATGTGGAGGCGTTCGAGTGGATCAGGAGGACTGGACAGAGACAAGAGGAGTGTTTCATTCTTTGCTGAAGTCAGAGAAGCCCAGggacaggagagcaggaggaagaaacaATATGTAACAGGGCAAGTGGGACAAGAAGCAGAGATTGCTGGTCAGAAGAACACTCAGGGACAGACACAAAACCAAACCCAGAAAAAGTCTTTGTTGAAGCAGAACTCAGAACCAGGAGAGGATGCTGCATTAGGAACAAGGAACCCAAGCAGATCCACCTCCCCtgccccctcttcctcctcccggGTTAGGGTTCACTCCGGATCTCCTGGGTCTCACGACCCTGTCACAGTTGAGTTCAGGTCCAGTAGACCGCCCAGTGAGACTTCATCTAACCCACCTTCCCCCAGAGGTCTGGAGACCAGTGAGAGGGAGATCAGTTCCACCTCGTCCACCCCCACTCAGACAAAGCTTCCTTGTGAAAACCGGCCCAGCTCCAG AGTCAGGACTTCTCCTTCTGTGACTggatcagagagagagcaatCGGTGGACGAGCCAAGCAATGACGTCCCACCACCTGATTCAACCCACGAAGTGTCTCTCAGCTGCGGCGTCACCACAGATCCATCGCTGTGGATTCTCCCCCCAGAGGTAGAGATCAAAGAGGAAGTCCAGACTTCACCGCTGACAGACAACGTCTTTGAGGAGGAGTCCACCAGCTCGGCCCCTCCAACGCTGACAAGTGAAACCTCCATGTCTCCCTGCACCTCCGTCTCCGACACAGACGTCAGTCAgcaggtggaagaggaggagaatcCAGAAATGGACGATGAGAAATCGGGAGAAAACCAGGacatggaggagaggggaacaccagagggagagacggagagccTGGAGAGGCCCGCGGAGAGACCTCAGTGGGAGGAGCTTGTGGAACCAGTGGTCGAAGCTGACCAATCACTGGCCAGAGTGTTGTACCCGCTGACCAATCGTAAGACGGCACTGATGCTGAtggagcagctgctgtcagaggacACGCTGCTGATGGAGGAGCACTACAAGAAGAAGCAGGAGCAGAAAGGAGCTGCAGAAAG TGCTGAAACAGTGGAAGGGGCTGAACCATCTCCCGGTGCCTCTGGCCCTGAGAGCCTTAAACCTCAGCATACAGACCTGCAGAGCAAAGCTGACATCACCGAGAAGAAG CGTCTGTTAGTGTCCTACATTGAGGCGCGTCTGCGCTCGCTGGAAGAGACGCGCGGTGCCCTCCAGACAGAGATTCAGGAGAACGTGGCCCACGGGGAGGCCCTGGAGATGCTGATCCGTGAGCGATGTCTGCCCGTGGAGCTGGAGAGGTACAACCTGTTCATAGGAGACCTGGAGAGGGTggtcagcctgctgctgtgccTCTCTGCCCGCCTGGCCAGGGTACAGAACGCCCTGAGCACCGTGGACCAACACACAGATGCTGAGGAGAAG CAATCTCTGGACAGTCGCCACCGTCTGCTGTGCAAACAGAGGGAGGACGCCAAAGATCTGAAGGATAACCTGGACCGCAGAGAGAACCTGGTCTCCACCTTCCTGTCGCGTCAGCTGTCTGCCGAGCAGCTGCAGGACTACCGGCGATTCGTCCAGACCAAGGCCTCGTTGCTCATCCGGCAGAAGGAcctggaggagaagcagaggctgggagaggagcagctggaggccCTTTCCAACAGTCTGAAAGTGTGA